One genomic region from Oreochromis niloticus isolate F11D_XX unplaced genomic scaffold, O_niloticus_UMD_NMBU tig00008029_pilon, whole genome shotgun sequence encodes:
- the LOC109201068 gene encoding galactose-3-O-sulfotransferase 2-like, which produces MEEQWLYCEPLPNDSTPHTISKEEASHPLQKIVIILKTHKTASSTVLNMLYRFGEERNLRFALPLGYQLRYPLPFNAHRVKGYRGPRATEFHIMGNHMRFNKPEVEKVMPADTFYFSIIRDPVALAESSFAYYKEVAPAFRKAKGLGDFVDDPNKYYDPRLCNNHYARNLLWFDFGMDNNANFSVELAQHGEAMIRQTFRLILVSEYFDESMILLRHALCWPLDAVVSFSLNARQQKSGSNSVMSGSWVGKAAVAAGVGARAGRSQGKMLPNLSLTDRQREKLRQWNALDWYLYKTFNRTFWEDIDKFGRAQMEQEVALLRMRREILGRVCLKDGGKPVEAYRIRDKNIRPFQCGVVKILGYELQPGLDNATRTA; this is translated from the exons AtggaggagcagtggctctactGTGAGCCCCTCCCAAACGATTCAACTCCTCACACTATCTCTAAGGAAGAGGCCAGTCACCCTTTG caaaaaattgtaataatcCTCAAGACACACAAGACAGCAAGCAGCACAGTGCTCAACATGCTGTACCGCTTTGGAGAGGAACGCAACCTTCGCTTTGCGCTCCCACTGGGCTACCAGCTGAGGTACCCACTACCTTTCAATGCTCACAGAGTCAAAGGTTATCGAGGTCCCCGAGCCACGGAGTTTCACATCATGGGCAATCACATGAGGTTTAATAAGCCAGAG GTGGAGAAAGTGATGCCTGCAGACACATTCTACTTTTCTATCATCAGGGATCCTGTCGCGCTGGCCGAGTCCTCTTTTGCTTATTACAAAGAAGTAGCTCCTGCCTTTCGGAAGGCAAAGGGGCTGGGAGACTTTGTCGACGACCCAAATAAATACTATGACCCTCGTCTTTGCAACAACCACTATGCCCGCAACCTGCTTTGGTTTGATTTTGGCATGGACAATAATGCTAATTTCTCAGTGGAATTAGCTCAGCATGGTGAGGCCATGATCCGCCAGACATTCAGACTGATTCTTGTGTCCGAGTACTTTGATGAGTCTATGATCCTGCTGAGACATGCCCTCTGCTGGCCACTGGATGCTGTAGTCTCATTTAGCCTTAACGCTCGTCAGCAAAAGTCCGGCAGCAACAGCGTAATGAGCGGAAGCTGGGTCGGCAAAGCTGCCGTAGCGGCTGGCGTCGGTGCTAGAGCTGGACGCTCACAAGGCAAGATGTTGCCCAATCTGTCGCTAACGGATCGTCAGCGCGAGAAGTTACGCCAGTGGAACGCCTTAGATTGGTACCTATACAAAACCTTCAACCGCACGTTCTGGGAGGATATCGACAAGTTTGGTCGTGCCCAGATGGAGCAAGAAGTAGCTCTTCTCAGAATGCGGCGGGAAATCCTGGGCCGGGTTTGTCTGAAGGATGGTGGAAAGCCCGTAGAAGCGTACCGGATACGCGACAAAAATATCCGACCCTTTCAGTGCGGAGTAGTAAAGATTCTTGGATACGAGCTCCAGCCGGGTCTCGACAATGCTACCAGGACGGCCTGA